The following proteins come from a genomic window of Canis lupus dingo isolate Sandy chromosome 20, ASM325472v2, whole genome shotgun sequence:
- the PRR22 gene encoding proline-rich protein 22 isoform X1, with the protein MRLQLPKKASAPRAWMAPRGEAASPLPPARSLFLLWVPPTCISPQTWIKRSFQPLRQVGPRAPLRAAPPWPAGFQMAPCGCFFDPRIYRIEWATTDFGQSSLYKLTAVGGGGPPGAPAGGPASPGTYLLEPQHYLKAPVAAPPPPPYPHYQPAPGGPQYFLPYFPPEGPGPEALGFVGDGGPPAYMELPPPLLKEGLGPPPPPPVPKDNKLPSLLITLPTEATLPPGAYGHLKGRLSQFHGPSEPLAFPSKELQGGGAGSALLYPPGAAEPKVAEAEAAPLGAGEARTPEAARAFVLPEKVLLEDAMKLFDCLPGNAEPEGYPRKAPGPALPDSRGGGDDSSSDIRSLHLPDELLSFDYSVPEILDTVSNVDCFFNFKALDEEPPPRPGPPAANMVAPVVRPELPKRKAGSSSSKKGRQGGKGKQAVGLAGAAPSGPRQDLGAPPH; encoded by the exons ATGCGCCTACAGCTCCCCAAGAAGGCTTCAGCCCCCAGGGCCTGGATGGCACCGAGGGGCGAGGCAGCCAGCCCGCTCCCgcctgcacggagcctcttcctacTGTGG GTTCCTCCAACCTGTATCAGCCCCCAAACCTGGATAAAGAGATCTTTCCAGCCCCTCCGGCAG GTGGGTCCCAGAGCTCCTCTCagggctgcccctccctggcctgcAGGTTTCCAGATGGCACCCTGCGGGTGCTTCTTTGACCCTCGCATCTACCGAATCGAGTGGGCCACCACCGACTTCGGCCAGTCGTCCCTGTACAAGCTGACAGCAGTGGGCGGTGGGGGACCGCCCGGGGCTCCGGCTGGGGGCCCCGCCTCGCCAGGCACCTACCTCCTAGAGCCCCAGCACTACCTCAAGGCCCCCGTGgcagcgcccccacccccgccatatCCCCACTACCAGCCGGCGCCCGGGGGCCCCCAGTACTTCCTGCCCTACTTCCCACCTGAGGGGCCTGGGCCAGAGGCCCTGGGCtttgtgggggatggggggcccCCTGCCTACATGGAGCTGCCTCCACCCCTGCTCAAGGAAGGCCTGGGGCCGCCGCCCCCACCACCTGTCCCCAAGGATAACAAGTTACCTTCCCTGCTCATCACACTCCCCACTGAGGCCACGCTGCCCCCCGGCGCCTATGGCCACCTCAAGGGCCGCCTCAGTCAGTTCCACGGGCCCAGTGAGCCCCTGGCCTTCCCCTCCAAGGAGCTGCAGGGTGGTGGGGCCGGGTCGGCCCTGCTGTACCCGCCGGGCGCCGCGGAGCCCAAGGTGGCTGAGGCAGAGGCAGCCCCACTGGGGGCGGGTGAGGCCAGGACCCCCGAGGCAGCCAGGGCCTTCGTGCTGCCTGAGAAGGTGCTTCTGGAAGATGCCATGAAGCTCTTCGACTGCTTGCCGGGCAACGCCGAGCCCGAGGGGTACCCGCGCAAGGCCCCGGGGCCTGCCCTGCCGGACAGCAGGGGCGGCGGGGACGACTCGTCCAGCGACATCCGCTCGTTGCACCTGCCGGACGAGCTGCTGTCCTTTGACTACAGCGTGCCCGAGATCCTGGACACCGTGTCCAACGTGGACTGCTTTTTCAACTTCAAAGCCCTCGATGAGgagccgccgccccgcccggggCCTCCAGCCGCCAACATGGTGGCCCCCGTGGTGCGACCTGAGCTTCCCAAGAGGAAGGCCGGCTCCTCATCCAGCaagaaggggaggcagggaggcaaggGCAAGCAGGCTGTGGGCCTGGCCGGCGCCGCCCCCTCGGGGCCCAGGCAGGACCTGGGAGCCCCCCCCCATTAA
- the DUS3L gene encoding tRNA-dihydrouridine(47) synthase [NAD(P)(+)]-like, which produces MAEGAAEAPAESGGGGDAAAGAPERGVAPIKPQYLTTKEQFHEFLEAKGQEKPSQEIEAGEPGGNDLAEPEAKRIRLEDGQAGEAAELGERPQVQKRARGQNKGRPHMKPTHYDKNRLCPSLVQESAAKCFFGDRCRFLHDVGRYLETKPSDLGPRCVLFETFGRCPYGVTCRFAGAHLGPEGQNLVREERVQAPPVRNGLDRALQQQLRKRQVRFERAEQALRQLSRGPGTGPSPAAATPEVSGTEGAPGQDGGDTQQALLEPGAGALASSSVQTCGPLTDEDIVRLRPCEKRKLDIGGKLYLAPLTTCGNLPFRRICKRFGADVTCGEMAVCTNLLQGQTSEWALLRRHPCEDVFGVQLEGAFPDTMTKCAELLNRTIEVDFVDINVGCPIDLVYKKGGGCALMNRSAKFQQIVRGMNQVLDVPLTVKIRTGVQERVNLAHRLLPELREWGAALVTLHGRSREQRYTKLADWQYIEQCVTAASPMPLFGNGDILSYEDANRAMQTGVAGVMIARGALLKPWLFTEIKEQRHWDISSSERLAILQDFTRYGLEHWGSDTQGVEKTRRFLLEWLSFLCRYVPVGLLERLPQRINERPPYYLGRDYLETLMASQKAADWIRISEMLLGPVPPNFVFLPKHKANAYK; this is translated from the exons ATGGCGGAGGGAGCGGCGGAGGCCCCGGCAGAAAGTGGTGGCGGCGGCGACGCGGCGGCTGGCGCGCCGGAACGGGGCGTGGCGCCCATTAAGCCTCA GTACCTCACCACCAAGGAGCAGTTCCACGAATTCCTGGAAGCCAAAGGGCAGGAGAAACCCAGCCAGGAAATCGAGGCCGGAGAGCCCGGTGGCAATGACCTGGCTGAGCCTGAGGCCAAGCGGATCCGACTGGAAGATGGGCAGGCGGGGGAGGCGGCCGAACTGGGGGAGCGGCCACAGGTTCAGAAGAGAGCCCGGGGCCAGAACAAGGGCCGGCCCCACATGAAACCCACCCACTACGACAAGAATaggctctgcccctccctggtccAG GAATCAGCTGCAAAGTGTTTCTTTGGCGACCGCTGCCGTTTCCTGCACGACGTGGGCCGCTACCTGGAGACCAAGCCATCGGACCTGGGCCCCCGCTGTGTGCTTTTCGAGACTTTTGGCAGATGCCCCTACGGCGTGACCTGCCGCTTTGCTGGGGCCCACCTGGGGCCCGAAGGGCAGAACCTGGTGCGGGAAGAGCGGGTGCAGGCCCCGCCAGTCCGCAACGGCCTGGACAGAGCCCTGCAGCAGCAACTGCGGAAGCGCCAGGTCCGCTTCGAGCGCGCTGAGCAGGCCCTACGCCAGCTGAGCAGGGGCCCCGGCACAGGCCCTTCCCCTGCTGCTGCCACCCCTGAGGTTTCAGGGACTGAAGGGGCCCCGGGGCAGGATGGTGGTGACACCCAGCAGGCCCTCCTGGAGCCAGGCGCTGGTGCCCTTGCCAGCAGCTCGGTGCAGACCTGTGGGCCCCTGACGGATGAGGATATAGTGAGGCTGCGGCCTTGTGAGAAGAGAAAG CTGGACATCGGTGGCAAGCTGTACCTGGCCCCCCTCACCACG TGCGGGAACCTGCCCTTCCGGCGGATCTGTAAACGCTTCGGGGCCGACGTGACGTGCGGGGAGATGGCCGTGTGCACCAATCTGCTGCAGGGCCAGACGTCTGAGTGGGCCCTGCTCCGACGCCACCCATGCGAGGACGTCTTTGGCGTCCAG CTCGAGGGCGCCTTCCCTGACACCATGACCAAGTGTGCCGAGCTGCTCAACCGTACCATCGAGGTGGATTTCGTGGACATCAACGTCGGGTGCCCTATTGACCTTGTGTACAAGAAG GGCGGGGGCTGTGCCCTCATGAACCGCTCGGCCAAGTTCCAGCAGATTGTCCGCGGCATGAACCAG GTGCTGGACGTGCCGCTGACAGTGAAGATCCGCACGGGCGTCCAGGAGCGCGTGAACCTGGCACACCGCTTGCTCCCCGAGCTGCGAGAGTGGGGTGCAGCCCTGGTCACG CTCCACGGTCGCTCTCGGGAGCAGCGCTACACCAAGCTGGCCGACTGGCAGTACATCGAGCAGTGTGTGACGGCAGCCAGTCCCATGCCCCTGTTCG GAAACGGGGACATCTTGTCGTACGAGGATGCCAACCGTGCCATGCAGACTGGCGTCGCCGGGGTGATGATTGCCCG GGGTGCCCTGCTGAAGCCGTGGCTGTTCACGGAGATCAAGGAGCAGCGCCACTGGGACATCTCGTCGTCCGAGCGCCTGGCCATCCTGCAGGACTTCACCCGATACGGCCTGGAGCACTGGGGCTCCGACACGCAGGGCGTGGAGAAGACCCGCCGCTTCCTCCTCGAGTGGCTTTCCTTCCTGTGCAG GTACGTGCCCGTGGGCCTCCTGGAGAGGCTCCCGCAGAGGATCAACGAGCGGCCGCCCTACTACCTGGGCCGAGACTACCTGGAGACGCTCATGGCCAGTCAGAAGGCGGCCGACTGGATCCGGATCAG TGAGATGCTGCTGGGACCTGTGCCGCCCAACTTCGTCTTTCTGCCAAAGCACAAGGCCAACGCGTACAAGTAG
- the PRR22 gene encoding proline-rich protein 22 isoform X2, protein MQHPKPFYAPTAPQEGFSPQGLDGTEGRGSQPAPACTEPLPTVGSSNLYQPPNLDKEIFPAPPAGFQMAPCGCFFDPRIYRIEWATTDFGQSSLYKLTAVGGGGPPGAPAGGPASPGTYLLEPQHYLKAPVAAPPPPPYPHYQPAPGGPQYFLPYFPPEGPGPEALGFVGDGGPPAYMELPPPLLKEGLGPPPPPPVPKDNKLPSLLITLPTEATLPPGAYGHLKGRLSQFHGPSEPLAFPSKELQGGGAGSALLYPPGAAEPKVAEAEAAPLGAGEARTPEAARAFVLPEKVLLEDAMKLFDCLPGNAEPEGYPRKAPGPALPDSRGGGDDSSSDIRSLHLPDELLSFDYSVPEILDTVSNVDCFFNFKALDEEPPPRPGPPAANMVAPVVRPELPKRKAGSSSSKKGRQGGKGKQAVGLAGAAPSGPRQDLGAPPH, encoded by the exons atgCAGCACCCCAAACCCTTCTATGCGCCTACAGCTCCCCAAGAAGGCTTCAGCCCCCAGGGCCTGGATGGCACCGAGGGGCGAGGCAGCCAGCCCGCTCCCgcctgcacggagcctcttcctacTGTGG GTTCCTCCAACCTGTATCAGCCCCCAAACCTGGATAAAGAGATCTTTCCAGCCCCTCCGGCAG GTTTCCAGATGGCACCCTGCGGGTGCTTCTTTGACCCTCGCATCTACCGAATCGAGTGGGCCACCACCGACTTCGGCCAGTCGTCCCTGTACAAGCTGACAGCAGTGGGCGGTGGGGGACCGCCCGGGGCTCCGGCTGGGGGCCCCGCCTCGCCAGGCACCTACCTCCTAGAGCCCCAGCACTACCTCAAGGCCCCCGTGgcagcgcccccacccccgccatatCCCCACTACCAGCCGGCGCCCGGGGGCCCCCAGTACTTCCTGCCCTACTTCCCACCTGAGGGGCCTGGGCCAGAGGCCCTGGGCtttgtgggggatggggggcccCCTGCCTACATGGAGCTGCCTCCACCCCTGCTCAAGGAAGGCCTGGGGCCGCCGCCCCCACCACCTGTCCCCAAGGATAACAAGTTACCTTCCCTGCTCATCACACTCCCCACTGAGGCCACGCTGCCCCCCGGCGCCTATGGCCACCTCAAGGGCCGCCTCAGTCAGTTCCACGGGCCCAGTGAGCCCCTGGCCTTCCCCTCCAAGGAGCTGCAGGGTGGTGGGGCCGGGTCGGCCCTGCTGTACCCGCCGGGCGCCGCGGAGCCCAAGGTGGCTGAGGCAGAGGCAGCCCCACTGGGGGCGGGTGAGGCCAGGACCCCCGAGGCAGCCAGGGCCTTCGTGCTGCCTGAGAAGGTGCTTCTGGAAGATGCCATGAAGCTCTTCGACTGCTTGCCGGGCAACGCCGAGCCCGAGGGGTACCCGCGCAAGGCCCCGGGGCCTGCCCTGCCGGACAGCAGGGGCGGCGGGGACGACTCGTCCAGCGACATCCGCTCGTTGCACCTGCCGGACGAGCTGCTGTCCTTTGACTACAGCGTGCCCGAGATCCTGGACACCGTGTCCAACGTGGACTGCTTTTTCAACTTCAAAGCCCTCGATGAGgagccgccgccccgcccggggCCTCCAGCCGCCAACATGGTGGCCCCCGTGGTGCGACCTGAGCTTCCCAAGAGGAAGGCCGGCTCCTCATCCAGCaagaaggggaggcagggaggcaaggGCAAGCAGGCTGTGGGCCTGGCCGGCGCCGCCCCCTCGGGGCCCAGGCAGGACCTGGGAGCCCCCCCCCATTAA